In Candidatus Vogelbacteria bacterium, the following proteins share a genomic window:
- a CDS encoding peptidylprolyl isomerase, with the protein MTDLFSSSTPSVPDNQSQTMSAGAQTNSQPVVTMTTSVGVIKLELFADKTPNTVANFLKLAQAGFYDGTLFHRVIPNFMVQGGDPLTKAEPKNWGIHGTGGPGYKFADEIGPTNSNAIGTISMANAGPNTNGSQFFINVADNSFLNPKHTVFGKVVAGMDVVNKIIAVKTNENDHPLEDVKIEKIEIK; encoded by the coding sequence ATGACAGATTTATTTTCATCATCAACACCGAGTGTGCCTGATAATCAGAGTCAAACAATGTCGGCGGGTGCTCAAACTAATTCTCAACCAGTGGTGACTATGACCACAAGTGTGGGAGTAATAAAATTGGAATTATTTGCCGACAAAACTCCAAATACAGTAGCTAATTTTTTGAAGCTAGCCCAAGCTGGTTTTTATGATGGCACACTATTTCACCGAGTGATCCCTAACTTTATGGTCCAGGGTGGGGATCCGTTGACCAAAGCCGAGCCAAAGAATTGGGGTATCCATGGCACTGGTGGTCCAGGTTACAAATTTGCTGACGAGATTGGACCAACGAATAGTAATGCGATAGGAACGATCTCTATGGCTAATGCTGGACCAAATACCAATGGTTCTCAGTTCTTTATAAACGTGGCCGATAATAGTTTTTTGAATCCTAAACACACCGTGTTTGGCAAAGTTGTTGCCGGTATGGATGTCGTTAATAAAATTATTGCTGTCAAAACTAATGAAAATGATCATCCGCTTGAGGATGTGAAGATTGAAAAGATTGAGATAAAGTAA